A single region of the Laspinema palackyanum D2c genome encodes:
- the csm4 gene encoding type III-A CRISPR-associated RAMP protein Csm4, whose amino-acid sequence MSIWKLVRLKFGNSPVHFGEVGIGLEQSSERIRSDALFSAWISTYARLFGKAGVEELLERFCSESQPPVRMSSTFIYSRPEEKNAIYYLPRPLKFPINYPDEDLPFFKEYKKLNYLPIPVWHRWYQGEGFTTNDQQELSDKAQNKSPAKGALHQAATFNYGETFKTEKRPKIAVDRVNAATNLYHTGFVQFKWEQQNDEIRSLAGLYFLLEFPKEDKSLETNLHAALSLLGEEGLGGRRSSGAGRFEIEWESSLPKDWQKILTPPKNITHHCAISLFWDDNSSVLEQLITNECSYEIQERRGWIAGSPSGRNLRRKSVQMFLEGSVFPHAPLGKLANVTPGGFTDHKIYRNGIALSIPIKVKREE is encoded by the coding sequence GTGAGCATTTGGAAGTTAGTTAGGCTCAAATTTGGTAACAGTCCGGTTCACTTTGGAGAGGTGGGAATCGGACTGGAGCAAAGCAGCGAGCGGATTCGTTCTGATGCCCTATTTAGCGCATGGATCAGCACCTATGCTCGACTGTTTGGCAAAGCGGGGGTAGAGGAATTATTAGAACGGTTTTGTTCTGAGTCTCAACCGCCCGTGCGGATGAGTTCAACCTTTATCTATTCCCGCCCCGAGGAGAAAAACGCGATTTACTACCTCCCGCGTCCCCTCAAGTTTCCTATCAATTATCCGGATGAGGATTTGCCATTTTTCAAAGAGTACAAAAAACTGAATTACCTACCGATTCCGGTATGGCATCGATGGTATCAAGGGGAGGGATTTACCACCAACGATCAGCAGGAATTGAGTGACAAAGCCCAAAATAAATCCCCAGCTAAGGGAGCATTGCATCAAGCGGCAACCTTTAATTATGGAGAGACCTTTAAAACAGAAAAACGTCCTAAAATTGCGGTTGATCGCGTCAACGCAGCAACCAACCTGTATCATACCGGCTTTGTCCAATTTAAGTGGGAGCAGCAGAATGACGAAATCCGCAGTTTAGCTGGATTGTACTTTCTGCTGGAGTTTCCCAAAGAAGATAAATCCTTGGAAACCAATCTTCATGCCGCCCTTTCTCTCCTCGGTGAGGAAGGATTGGGGGGAAGGCGATCGAGTGGTGCAGGACGATTTGAAATTGAGTGGGAGTCTTCCTTACCCAAAGATTGGCAAAAAATCCTGACCCCCCCCAAGAATATAACTCATCACTGTGCAATTAGTTTATTTTGGGATGATAATTCATCCGTGTTAGAGCAATTGATAACCAATGAATGCAGTTATGAGATTCAAGAACGCCGGGGGTGGATTGCCGGTTCTCCATCCGGTCGCAATTTACGCCGAAAATCGGTGCAAATGTTTCTGGAAGGGTCGGTATTTCCTCATGCTCCCTTGGGGAAACTGGCGAATGTGACACCGGGGGGTTTTACCGATCATAAAATTTATCGCAATGGCATAGCGTTGAGTATTCCCATTAAAGTTAAACGGGAGGAATGA